A window of Halopelagius inordinatus genomic DNA:
TCTGCCGGAGGTGGACGACGTGCGCGACGGCTTAGCGAACTACGTCGAGACGGTCGAACGCGCAGAAGAGTTAGACGAGAAGATAGAACGCACGGACGAACTCATCGACGAAATCGTCTACGAACTGTACGGCCTCACCGAGGAGGAAATCGAAATCGTCGAGGAGTCGGTCAAGGAGTAACCGTCGGACGACGATAGCTCACCGTTTTCGAGGACACCGTACTGTACGAAAATCGCGAAGCGATTTTCGGCCGACGAACGAGCGGAGGCGCGAAGCGCCGAAGCGAGTGAGGAGCGCTTTTGGTCGAGCTTTTGCCGAGGGCCGGCGAAGCCGACCCGCAGAGCAAAAGGTCGTAGTTAATCCGCGTTCGTCTGCCACTTCCGAACCGTGTCCGGCCCGATACCGTCCACCACGTCCGCCAGAGCGTCGGGTTCGGCTTCCTTCAGCGCGCTCACGTCGCCGATACCGGCGTCTTGGAGCTTCTGTGCCGTCTTCTCGCCGATACCCTTCACGGCCTCCAGTTCGGAGCCGTTCTGTTCGGCCTGGTACTCGCGGTAGTTGCAGATGGGGCACCCGAGATCCCACGGTTCGCTGTCGCCGTCGTAGGTGATCCGTATCTTCGGCAGGTCGTGTTCCTCGCAGGAGTCGTCCGTGACCTCGACGTCGCCCCGCCGCGGGAGGGGAAGCGAGTAGTCGCAGTCGGGGTAGCGCGTACACCCGACGAGTCGCGACCCCGAACGGAGGCGTTTGATGGCGAGTTCGCCGCCCTCGGCGGTTCCTTCGTCACCGCCTTCCTGCGGCGTCTCCGACGCCGCACCCTCCCCGCACTCGGGACACGTTCCGATCACCAAGTCCTCCTGTTCGTCGGCCTCTTCGGCCTTACAGAGCGGACAGCCGTGGACGAACGTCTTCCGCCCGGCGAGCATCTTCACGTGGTGGAGTTCGTGTTCGTCGCACGAGTCCTCCATGATGAGGGGCTTGCCGGTGGACGGAAGCGGAAGCGTGTACGTACAGTCGGGGTAGGAGTCACACCCGATGAAGTACGACCCGTGTCTGCTCTTTCGGATGACCAAGTCGCCGCCGCACTCCGGACAGGTACCGACCGTCTTGTCGGCCTTCAGCGACTCTTGGAGGTGTTTACCGACCTCTTCGCCCGAGGACATCAGCCCCTCGAACACGTCTTCGAGGATGTCGCGGGATTCGTCCGTCACCTCCTCTAAGGTGGCTTCCCCGCGCGTGATGGCCTGCATGTCCTGTTCGAGTTGGGCGGTCATCTCCTCGCTCACGATGAGTTCGGCGAACTCCTCGCCCGCCTCGACGACGGACCGAGCGAGTCGCGTCGGTTTCGGCGGGTCGCTCTCGATGTAGCCGCGGTCGTACAGTTTCTGGATGACGTCGTGGCGCGTCGCCTTCGTCCCGATACCCATCTTCTCCATCGTCTCGATGAGGCGCGACTGGCCGTACCGCCGCGGCGGTTGGGTCTGTTTGGCCTCGATTCGGGTGTCCGTCACCGAGAGTTCCTCGCCCTCCTCTACGTCGGGGACGAAGGACTCGCTGGAGTTGAAGTACGGGTAGACGGCGTGGTAGCCCTCCGTCACGAGGCGTTTGCCGTTGGCCTTCAGAGAGAGGCCGGCCGCGTCCGCGACGACGCGGAGATGTTCCCACTCGGCGGACTCGGCCACCGTCGCGAAGAAACGCCGGACGACGAGTTCGTACACCTCCCACTCGTCCTCAGAGAGGTCCGAGGGAGAGGGGAGTTCGCCCGTCGGGTGAATCGGCGGGTGGTCCGTCGTCTCGTTGTCGCCAGCAGTCGGTTCTATCTCGTCTTGGTCGAGCAACGACTCTGCGTCGTCGCCGAACGTGCGGTGACCGCTGAACTCCGAGAGGAGTTCTTCGGGGTCTAAATCCTCCGGGTAGACGGTGTTGTCCGTCCGGGGGTACGTCATGTACCCCGCGGTGTAGAGGTCTTCCGCGATGCTCATCGCGCGTTGAGCGGAGTATCCGATAGACCCCGCCGCGCGGATGAACTGCGTGGTGTTGAACGGCGCGGGCGGGTCGTCCGTTCGCGTCCGGCGGCGGACCGACTCCACCGTCGCGCTCGACGCGTTTTCGAGCGTCTCGTACGCCGTCTCGGCGTCGTCGCCGTCCCAGACGCGTTCGGCTTCGTTGCCGTCCTCGTCCAGATAGAAGTACTGCGACTCGAACCCCTCGCGTCCCTGCTCGAGGTCGGCGAACAGTTCCCAGTAGTCCTCGGGGTCGAACGCGTCTATCTCTCGTTCCCGGTCGACGATGAGTTTCAGCGTCGGCCCCTGCACCCGGCCGACGGAGATGAAGTCGTCGCCGAGTTGGCGGGCCGAAAGCGAGAGAAAGCGCGTCAGCGCCGCCCCCCACACCAGGTCGATTATCTGTCGCGCTTCGCCCGCGGCGGCGAGGTCGAAGTCGAGTTCGTCGGGGTTCTCGAACGCCTCCGTCACCTCTCTGTCGGTGATAGAGGAGAACCGGACCCGGTCTACGGGCACGTCCTCGTTCACGTCGCGGACGATTTCGTACGCCTCCTTGCCGATGAGTTCGCCCTCGCGGTCGTAGTCCGTCGCGATGACGACGCGACGGGCGCGGCGGGCGAGTCGGCGCATGGCGGCGACGATGTTCTCTTGGGTCGGGTGTTTGTCGACGGGAGCGTCGATGAGTTCGACCGGTTCGACGTCCCGCCAGTCGTTGTACTCGGGCGGGAAGTCAACGCCGACGACGTGGCCCGACAAGCCGATGCAGCGTTTGCCACCCCACTTGTAGACGTTCACCCCGTTGACCCGCTCGGCCTCTGCGGACTCGCCGCTCAGTATGTCGGCGATACGCCGAGCGGCGTTGTCCTTCTCCGTGATTATCAGTTCCGGGCCGTTGCTCATCGGGCGGCGATATGTGAGGGGGCGGCCTAAACCTTTCGCGCCGACCTCGACGAAACCGGCCGACAGCGCGGACGTGCGCGCGAGAACGCGTGTGCATACGCCACCGGTCGCGCGGGCGCACGCGAGACGACCACTCGTAGAGTGCGTCGGCCCGGAAGCCGTCGCCGCAGTCGCTCCTGTTCTCGACGCTCTCGCAGACGCCGCCATCGAACGAGGGCCTCGGACCGTCGCCGACGGACGAGCGCGAGACGTTCACGTATTCACGACTCTCGACCGCACCGTGCAAAAACGTCAACCTCCGTCTGCTGGATGTTATCGTATGGCTCACACGCCGGACATTCCGGAGCGGTTCGTCTGTCAGAACTGTCAGGCTATCTTCGCGGGAACGCCCGACCACGGGAGCGACACGACCGATTTTCATCCGCCGACGTCCTGTTCGGCCTGCGGACACGCCGAGTTCGTCAGTATCGAACAGTACATCCACTTCCACAGAAACCACGACGTCTGAGCGAGGGCATTCGCGTTCGACCGGCGCGGAGACGGAGCACCGGCGTCTGCGGCGTTACTCGTCCAGTCGGTCGCGGAGCAACTGATTCACCGCGCCGGGGTCTGCGCTCCCGCCGGTCTTCTGCATCACCTGTCCGACGAGGAAATTGAGCGCGCCGCCCTCGCCGTCGTAGTAGTCCTCCACGGCGTCGGGGTTCTCGTCTATCGCCTCGCCGACGGCGACTTCGACTTCGTCGTCGTCGGCCTTCCCGAGACCCTCCGATTCGATGACTGCGTCGGGGTCCGCTCCCTCGTCGAGCATCTTTCGGAGGACTATCTCCTCTGCGTTCTTCGTCGTGATGTCGCCCGCGTCCACGAGTTCGACGAGGCGAGTGAACTCGTCGAGTCTGTCGTCCACGTCGGTTATCTCCATGTCGCGGTAGTTGAGTTCGCCGAGTAGGTTGTCAGCCACCCACGTCGCGGCCAACTCCGCGTCGTACGCCTCCGCGACTTCCTCGAAGAAGTCGGCCACCTCCTTCGTGGAGGTGAGTTTCGACGCCGACTCCCCGTCTACGCCGTACTCGTCTTCGAACCTGTCGCGGCGCGCGTCCGGGAGTTCCGGAATCGGAATCTTCTCTTTCCAGTCTGCGACTTCGAGCGGCGGCAGGTCCGCCTCCCGGAAGTAGCGGTAGTCTTTCTCCTCTTCTTTCGACCGCATCGAGACGGTGATGCCGCGCGTCTCGTCCCAGTGGCGCGTCTCCTGTTCGACGGCGCGCCCGCGTTCGATGGCGTTCTTCTGTCGGGTCACCTCGTAGGCGAGGGCCTTCTCTGCGCCCTTGTGACTGGAGATGTTCTTCACTTCGGTGCGGTTCGCCGACTGGAGCGTCTCCGCCGTCAGAGAGCCGTCGTCGGCCATCTCCTCTGCGGGC
This region includes:
- a CDS encoding DNA topoisomerase I, encoding MSNGPELIITEKDNAARRIADILSGESAEAERVNGVNVYKWGGKRCIGLSGHVVGVDFPPEYNDWRDVEPVELIDAPVDKHPTQENIVAAMRRLARRARRVVIATDYDREGELIGKEAYEIVRDVNEDVPVDRVRFSSITDREVTEAFENPDELDFDLAAAGEARQIIDLVWGAALTRFLSLSARQLGDDFISVGRVQGPTLKLIVDREREIDAFDPEDYWELFADLEQGREGFESQYFYLDEDGNEAERVWDGDDAETAYETLENASSATVESVRRRTRTDDPPAPFNTTQFIRAAGSIGYSAQRAMSIAEDLYTAGYMTYPRTDNTVYPEDLDPEELLSEFSGHRTFGDDAESLLDQDEIEPTAGDNETTDHPPIHPTGELPSPSDLSEDEWEVYELVVRRFFATVAESAEWEHLRVVADAAGLSLKANGKRLVTEGYHAVYPYFNSSESFVPDVEEGEELSVTDTRIEAKQTQPPRRYGQSRLIETMEKMGIGTKATRHDVIQKLYDRGYIESDPPKPTRLARSVVEAGEEFAELIVSEEMTAQLEQDMQAITRGEATLEEVTDESRDILEDVFEGLMSSGEEVGKHLQESLKADKTVGTCPECGGDLVIRKSRHGSYFIGCDSYPDCTYTLPLPSTGKPLIMEDSCDEHELHHVKMLAGRKTFVHGCPLCKAEEADEQEDLVIGTCPECGEGAASETPQEGGDEGTAEGGELAIKRLRSGSRLVGCTRYPDCDYSLPLPRRGDVEVTDDSCEEHDLPKIRITYDGDSEPWDLGCPICNYREYQAEQNGSELEAVKGIGEKTAQKLQDAGIGDVSALKEAEPDALADVVDGIGPDTVRKWQTNAD
- the gatB gene encoding Asp-tRNA(Asn)/Glu-tRNA(Gln) amidotransferase subunit GatB, producing MTAKALQQRELATVIGLEVHVQLETDTKIFCGCSTDADEDEEPNTRTCPVCLGLPGALPVLNEGAVEAAVKVGKALDAEVAEHTRFHRKNYYYPDLPKNFQITQYDAPICADGHLEVSVEGTRREIGVERAHLEEDPGSLQHKGGSIDTADYTLVNYNRAGTPLMEIVTKPDFRSPKEVRGFLAKLEEVLEYLGVFDATRDGSLRIDANISMVPAEEMADDGSLTAETLQSANRTEVKNISSHKGAEKALAYEVTRQKNAIERGRAVEQETRHWDETRGITVSMRSKEEEKDYRYFREADLPPLEVADWKEKIPIPELPDARRDRFEDEYGVDGESASKLTSTKEVADFFEEVAEAYDAELAATWVADNLLGELNYRDMEITDVDDRLDEFTRLVELVDAGDITTKNAEEIVLRKMLDEGADPDAVIESEGLGKADDDEVEVAVGEAIDENPDAVEDYYDGEGGALNFLVGQVMQKTGGSADPGAVNQLLRDRLDE